The proteins below come from a single Motilibacter peucedani genomic window:
- a CDS encoding spore photoproduct lyase family protein, whose protein sequence is METTSLLDVRRIYAEPAAVALPRGQQVLSRWPDAEVVEVASHWQIPELHGDEANVSRWVRIKTESLVLGVKKSLAARPNGRSSDFIAPSTANGCAMACAYCYVPRRKGYSNPITVFANIEQITRYLSRHVARQGVKTTPDQVDPSSWVYDIGESSDCSLDARVSDNVRDLVDLFAGLPTAKASFATKHVNRDLLDWDPQGRTRIRFSLMPEATSKLVDIRTSSVAERIAAIDDFVEAGYEVHVNLSPVIVQEGWLEDWRTLLRQLDAGTGPRAKEQLAAEVIFLTHNEALHEVNLGWHPKAEELLWRPEIQETKRSQTGGTNVRYRTGWKGTWVRRLLEVVEQETPWLHVRYAF, encoded by the coding sequence ATGGAGACGACCTCGCTGCTCGACGTGCGGCGCATCTACGCCGAGCCCGCCGCGGTCGCACTGCCGCGCGGACAGCAGGTGCTCTCGCGCTGGCCGGACGCCGAGGTCGTCGAGGTCGCCAGCCACTGGCAGATCCCCGAGCTGCACGGCGACGAGGCCAACGTGTCGCGCTGGGTGCGGATCAAGACCGAGTCGCTCGTGCTCGGCGTGAAGAAGTCGCTGGCGGCGCGGCCCAACGGGCGGTCGAGCGACTTCATCGCACCCTCGACCGCCAACGGCTGCGCGATGGCCTGCGCCTACTGCTACGTGCCCCGGCGCAAGGGCTACAGCAACCCGATCACGGTCTTCGCCAACATCGAGCAGATCACGCGATACCTCTCGCGCCACGTCGCCCGCCAGGGCGTCAAGACCACGCCTGACCAGGTGGACCCTTCGTCATGGGTCTACGACATCGGTGAGAGCTCGGACTGCTCGCTCGACGCGCGGGTGAGCGACAACGTGCGCGACCTGGTCGACCTGTTCGCCGGCCTGCCGACCGCGAAGGCGAGCTTCGCCACCAAGCACGTCAACCGCGACCTGCTCGACTGGGACCCGCAGGGCCGCACGCGGATCCGCTTCTCCCTCATGCCGGAGGCCACCAGCAAGCTGGTCGACATCCGCACCAGCAGCGTGGCCGAGCGCATCGCGGCGATCGACGACTTCGTCGAGGCCGGCTACGAGGTGCATGTCAACCTCAGCCCCGTCATCGTGCAGGAGGGCTGGCTGGAGGACTGGCGGACGCTGCTGCGCCAGCTCGACGCCGGCACCGGGCCACGCGCGAAGGAGCAGCTCGCCGCCGAGGTGATCTTCCTGACGCACAACGAGGCCCTGCACGAGGTCAACCTGGGCTGGCACCCCAAGGCCGAGGAGCTGCTCTGGCGCCCGGAGATCCAGGAGACCAAGCGCTCGCAGACCGGCGGGACGAACGTCCGCTACCGCACCGGCTGGAAGGGCACGTGGGTGCGCCGGCTGCTCGAGGTGGTCGAGCAGGAGACGCCCTGGTTGCACGTGCGTTACGCGTTCTGA
- a CDS encoding DUF72 domain-containing protein — protein MAQARIGISGWTYKPWRGEFYPKGLRQKDELSWASRQLTSIEVNGSFYALQKPESYRAWAAATPDDFVFSVKGSRFITHMKKLAGVEQALTTFFESGVYELGPKLGPVLWQLPPNLGFDADRLSAFFDLLPRTVPATGAPLRHAMEVRHDSFKVPAFPELLRQHEIALVTADTAGKWPFFDELTADFAYARLHGSEELYVSGYDPPAIRAWAQRVRAWLGAGRDTFVYFDNDVKVRAPFDARALAAELGVGPAAQAVTS, from the coding sequence GTGGCCCAGGCCCGCATCGGCATCTCCGGCTGGACCTACAAGCCGTGGCGCGGCGAGTTCTACCCCAAGGGGCTGCGCCAGAAGGACGAGCTGTCCTGGGCCTCGCGCCAGCTGACCTCGATCGAGGTCAACGGCTCGTTCTACGCGCTGCAGAAGCCGGAGTCCTACCGCGCGTGGGCGGCCGCGACCCCCGACGACTTCGTCTTCAGCGTGAAGGGCTCGCGCTTCATCACCCACATGAAGAAGCTGGCCGGCGTCGAGCAGGCGCTCACCACGTTCTTCGAGAGCGGGGTCTACGAGCTCGGACCCAAGCTCGGCCCGGTGCTCTGGCAGCTGCCGCCCAACCTCGGCTTCGACGCCGACCGGCTCAGCGCGTTCTTCGACCTGCTCCCGCGCACCGTGCCGGCGACCGGCGCGCCGCTGCGCCACGCGATGGAGGTGCGGCACGACTCGTTCAAGGTCCCGGCGTTCCCCGAGCTGCTCCGTCAGCACGAGATCGCACTGGTCACGGCCGACACGGCCGGCAAGTGGCCGTTCTTCGACGAGCTCACCGCCGACTTCGCCTACGCCCGGCTGCACGGCTCGGAGGAGCTCTACGTCAGCGGCTACGACCCGCCGGCGATCCGGGCGTGGGCGCAGCGCGTACGCGCGTGGCTGGGTGCCGGTCGCGACACGTTCGTCTACTTCGACAACGACGTGAAGGTGCGCGCGCCGTTCGACGCGAGGGCGCTCGCGGCCGAACTCGGTGTGGGTCCCGCGGCGCAGGCAGTAACCTCGTAG
- a CDS encoding heme-dependent oxidative N-demethylase family protein, whose product MPRPRYLPFEPGPHRHKVGTRTLDPAAWIELGPDTDAQLVEKRRVLDVHHDDAFAVLTGPPGPGEDAVRAASAELLEVLSAHLVATFPDRYAAVPPAAGLHPLELAARLVPEDLCLHLPGDDGVLRLVAACVAFPSRWSLREKLGQAVGEIHSPVPGYDPAIRGPVDQLLDRLPPGRVLWRLNGSLLDDPALFQPAGPARHRGVRVPEGVVLRTERQTLRRLPRTGAVVFTIRTFVDPLAVLADDPAACAQVAGWLRGLPGATAGYKGLEHSGPAVLEWLDERAVHPIG is encoded by the coding sequence ATGCCGAGGCCGCGCTACCTGCCCTTCGAGCCGGGGCCGCACCGGCACAAGGTCGGCACGCGCACGCTCGACCCGGCCGCCTGGATCGAGCTCGGGCCGGACACCGACGCCCAGCTCGTCGAGAAGCGCCGGGTCCTCGACGTCCACCACGACGACGCGTTCGCCGTGCTGACCGGTCCACCCGGGCCTGGCGAGGACGCCGTCCGCGCGGCCTCGGCGGAACTGCTCGAGGTGCTGTCGGCGCACCTGGTTGCCACGTTCCCCGACCGGTACGCGGCGGTGCCCCCCGCCGCCGGCCTCCACCCCCTGGAGCTGGCCGCGCGCCTCGTTCCCGAGGACCTCTGCCTGCACCTGCCCGGCGACGACGGCGTCCTGCGGCTGGTGGCCGCCTGCGTCGCGTTCCCCTCGCGGTGGTCGCTGCGCGAGAAGCTCGGGCAGGCGGTCGGCGAGATCCACTCCCCCGTGCCCGGCTACGACCCGGCGATCCGTGGGCCGGTCGACCAGCTGCTCGACCGGCTGCCGCCCGGGCGCGTCCTCTGGCGGCTCAACGGCAGCCTGCTCGACGACCCGGCGCTGTTCCAGCCGGCCGGGCCGGCGCGGCACCGCGGCGTACGCGTACCCGAGGGGGTCGTGCTGCGGACCGAGCGCCAGACGCTGCGGCGGCTGCCGCGTACGGGTGCGGTCGTCTTCACCATCCGCACCTTCGTCGACCCGCTGGCGGTCCTCGCCGACGACCCGGCGGCGTGCGCCCAGGTCGCGGGGTGGCTGCGCGGACTGCCTGGGGCGACCGCCGGCTACAAGGGCCTCGAGCACAGCGGCCCTGCGGTGCTCGAGTGGCTCGACGAGCGGGCAGTGCACCCGATCGGGTGA
- the smpB gene encoding SsrA-binding protein SmpB has product MVKEQGRKLIAQNKKARHDYTIEDTYEAGMVLTGTEVKALRAGRASLVDGFAELRQGEAWLLNVHIPEYSQGTWTNHAPRRPRKLLLHKLEIDKLFGQTRDKGMTVVPLSLYFKDGRAKVELALARGKRDYDKRQALLEKQSKREADRAMSAARRRQRAAV; this is encoded by the coding sequence ATGGTGAAGGAGCAGGGGCGCAAGCTCATCGCGCAGAACAAGAAGGCGCGGCACGACTACACGATCGAGGACACCTACGAGGCCGGCATGGTCCTGACCGGCACCGAGGTGAAGGCGCTGCGTGCGGGCCGCGCCTCGCTCGTCGACGGCTTCGCCGAGCTGCGCCAGGGCGAGGCGTGGCTGCTCAACGTCCACATCCCGGAGTACTCCCAGGGGACCTGGACCAACCACGCGCCGCGCCGGCCCCGCAAGCTGCTGCTCCACAAGCTGGAGATCGACAAGCTGTTCGGCCAGACCCGCGACAAGGGCATGACGGTCGTCCCGCTCTCGCTCTACTTCAAGGACGGGCGGGCCAAGGTCGAGCTCGCGCTGGCCCGCGGCAAGCGCGACTACGACAAGCGCCAGGCGCTGCTCGAGAAGCAGAGCAAGCGCGAGGCTGACCGCGCGATGTCCGCGGCCCGTCGGCGCCAGCGCGCCGCCGTCTGA
- the ftsX gene encoding permease-like cell division protein FtsX: MRLRVIASDVLIGLRRNLTMTISVVITTWIALGFFAAGLLFSQQVHTMKGYWYDKIEVSVYLCTKDDADTTAAGCASGEVTEAQREGIRSELQAMPEVQTVYYESRDQAYKRFKEIYKDQSISQDVDPSALPESFRVKLKNPEQFDVIASRFENQPGVSTVEDSRQVLEKFFTILSRLQLAAFLVAGLTVLSAALLIANTIRVAAYGRRRETGIMRLVGASNFYIQLPFLLEGALAGLLGAGLTVASMAAFEKFIILDQAAEKIPAVPFINWGDVWATAPWVVALGVGLASFAALLTLRRHLRV; this comes from the coding sequence GTGCGCCTGCGCGTCATCGCGTCCGACGTCCTCATCGGCCTGCGCCGCAACCTGACCATGACGATCTCGGTCGTCATCACGACCTGGATCGCGCTCGGCTTCTTCGCTGCCGGCCTGCTCTTCAGCCAGCAGGTCCACACGATGAAGGGCTACTGGTACGACAAGATCGAGGTCTCGGTCTACCTGTGCACCAAGGACGACGCCGACACCACCGCGGCGGGCTGCGCGTCGGGCGAGGTGACCGAGGCGCAGCGCGAGGGCATCCGCTCGGAGCTCCAGGCGATGCCCGAGGTGCAGACCGTCTACTACGAGTCGCGCGACCAGGCCTACAAGCGGTTCAAGGAGATCTACAAGGACCAGTCGATCAGCCAGGACGTCGACCCCTCGGCGCTGCCCGAGTCCTTCCGGGTCAAGCTGAAGAACCCCGAGCAGTTCGACGTGATCGCCTCGAGGTTCGAGAACCAGCCGGGCGTCTCGACCGTCGAGGACAGCCGCCAGGTGCTCGAGAAGTTCTTCACGATCCTGTCGCGGCTCCAGCTGGCCGCGTTCCTGGTGGCGGGCCTCACCGTGCTCTCGGCGGCCCTGCTGATCGCCAACACGATCCGCGTCGCAGCCTACGGGCGGCGGCGCGAGACCGGGATCATGCGGCTGGTCGGCGCGTCGAACTTCTACATCCAGCTGCCGTTCCTGCTCGAGGGGGCGCTCGCCGGCCTGCTCGGCGCGGGCCTGACCGTGGCCTCGATGGCCGCCTTCGAGAAGTTCATCATCCTCGACCAGGCCGCTGAGAAGATCCCCGCCGTGCCCTTCATCAACTGGGGTGACGTCTGGGCGACGGCTCCGTGGGTGGTCGCGCTCGGCGTCGGGCTGGCCTCCTTCGCCGCCCTGCTCACCCTGCGCCGCCACCTCCGCGTCTGA
- a CDS encoding peptidoglycan DD-metalloendopeptidase family protein, which produces MRLRPLLVTLLLAALTCGLLGPAQADDKLHQQKRAADEAAAALRNSLADVQQDVAAAVVAQKQAADRLDAARQRESAAEYALDTARQKDAALAARLHLAEGEQAQAEKDVAETASQLDAGRRQVGSLARQAYTSGRSGTLDVFLDATSPQDFADRIQMVQGALRSQGSVVRQLNALRADLRSRQAAVTAKKQQIAGLKAQAAANVVVREDAEAAAASARQSASSASAEAASATATLKGKEADERARLAAQEAEGRRLAGLIRQRAIEAAARERARIAAEERAAAKRAAAARAAAQARDSAGSGSSGGSSGSDDSGSSGGSSGGGTTTIGGGTLSRPNSGPITSPYGMRLHPVLHVWKLHDGTDFGAACGTPIHAAADGTVIWAQNLNGYGNQLAIDHGIINGVPVVTSYSHQERFAVGVGTHVSRGQVIGYTGQTGYATGCHVHFMVYVNGATVNPVGWL; this is translated from the coding sequence GTGCGTCTGCGCCCCCTCCTGGTCACCCTCCTGCTCGCCGCGCTCACGTGCGGCCTGCTGGGGCCGGCGCAGGCAGACGACAAGCTGCACCAGCAGAAGCGCGCCGCCGACGAGGCAGCCGCCGCGCTGCGCAACTCGCTGGCCGACGTGCAGCAGGACGTGGCCGCCGCGGTCGTCGCGCAGAAGCAGGCCGCCGACCGGCTCGACGCCGCGCGCCAGCGCGAGAGCGCGGCCGAGTACGCGCTCGACACCGCCCGCCAGAAGGACGCGGCGCTCGCCGCCCGCCTCCACCTCGCCGAGGGCGAGCAGGCTCAGGCCGAGAAGGACGTCGCCGAGACGGCCAGCCAGCTCGACGCCGGCCGCCGCCAGGTCGGGTCTCTCGCGCGGCAGGCCTACACCAGCGGGCGCTCGGGAACCCTCGACGTCTTCCTCGACGCCACCAGCCCGCAGGACTTCGCCGACCGCATCCAGATGGTCCAGGGCGCGCTGCGCAGCCAGGGCTCGGTGGTCCGCCAGCTCAACGCGCTGCGGGCCGACCTGCGCTCGCGGCAGGCGGCCGTCACCGCCAAGAAGCAGCAGATCGCCGGTCTCAAGGCCCAGGCCGCGGCCAACGTCGTGGTCCGCGAGGACGCCGAGGCGGCCGCCGCGAGCGCGCGGCAGTCCGCCTCCTCGGCCTCCGCGGAGGCCGCGTCCGCCACGGCCACCCTCAAGGGCAAGGAGGCCGACGAGCGCGCCCGCCTCGCCGCCCAGGAGGCGGAGGGCCGGCGCCTCGCCGGGCTCATCCGCCAGCGGGCGATCGAGGCGGCCGCCCGCGAGCGGGCGCGCATCGCGGCGGAGGAGCGGGCAGCCGCCAAGAGGGCCGCCGCGGCCCGCGCGGCGGCCCAGGCGCGCGACAGCGCCGGCTCAGGGAGCTCGGGCGGCTCCAGCGGCTCCGACGACAGCGGCTCGAGCGGCGGGAGCTCGGGCGGCGGCACCACCACCATCGGCGGCGGCACCCTCTCGCGTCCCAACAGCGGGCCGATCACCTCGCCCTACGGCATGCGCCTGCACCCGGTGCTCCACGTCTGGAAGCTGCACGACGGCACCGACTTCGGCGCCGCCTGCGGCACCCCGATCCACGCGGCGGCCGACGGCACGGTGATCTGGGCTCAGAACCTCAACGGCTACGGCAACCAGCTCGCCATCGACCACGGCATCATCAACGGCGTACCTGTCGTCACCTCCTACAGCCACCAGGAGCGGTTCGCGGTCGGCGTCGGCACGCACGTGAGCCGCGGCCAGGTCATCGGCTACACCGGCCAGACCGGCTATGCCACCGGCTGCCACGTCCACTTCATGGTCTACGTGAACGGCGCCACCGTGAACCCCGTCGGCTGGCTCTAG
- the ftsE gene encoding cell division ATP-binding protein FtsE, giving the protein MIRFDSVTMTYPRTARPALADVDVEIVKGEFVFLVGPSGSGKSTFLRLVLKEEKATKGQVFVAGRDVGRLSSWKVPALRRQIGVVFQDFRLLPNKTVEQNVAFALEVIGKPRATVKRVVPEVLDLVGLDGKAGRMPDELSGGEQQRVAIARAFVNRPTILLADEPTGNLDPATSVGIMRLLDRINRTGTTVVMATHDDDIVDQMRKRVVELDEGRVVRDQSRGVYGYSR; this is encoded by the coding sequence GTGATCCGCTTCGACTCCGTGACGATGACCTACCCGCGCACCGCCCGTCCCGCGCTTGCTGACGTCGACGTCGAGATCGTCAAGGGCGAGTTCGTCTTCCTCGTCGGCCCCTCCGGGTCGGGCAAGTCGACCTTCCTGCGCCTCGTGCTCAAGGAGGAGAAGGCGACCAAGGGCCAGGTCTTCGTCGCCGGGCGCGACGTCGGCCGCCTCTCGTCGTGGAAGGTGCCGGCGCTGCGCCGCCAGATCGGCGTCGTGTTCCAGGACTTCCGCCTGCTCCCGAACAAGACGGTCGAGCAGAACGTCGCGTTCGCGCTCGAGGTGATCGGCAAGCCGCGCGCGACCGTCAAGAGGGTCGTGCCCGAGGTGCTCGACCTGGTCGGCCTCGACGGCAAGGCGGGCCGCATGCCCGACGAGCTCTCCGGCGGCGAGCAGCAGCGCGTGGCCATCGCGCGCGCGTTCGTCAACCGGCCCACCATCCTGCTGGCCGACGAGCCGACCGGGAACCTCGACCCGGCCACGAGCGTCGGCATCATGAGGCTGCTCGACCGCATCAACCGCACCGGCACGACCGTCGTCATGGCCACCCACGACGACGACATCGTCGACCAGATGCGCAAGCGCGTCGTCGAACTGGACGAGGGCCGGGTGGTGCGCGACCAGTCGCGCGGCGTCTACGGCTACTCGCGCTGA
- a CDS encoding AIM24 family protein: MTLDVTLVGTTTKIAVLNLKPGQVVYSEAGKFLFASDDVVMETKLSAPSAPGQPAAAPAGAGGAFGGLLRGAMDAGKRMLAGESFAFTHFHTTGGDGLLGLAGVIPGEMRALELDGATTWFAEKDAFVAAEAGVNFDIAFSGLRQGMSGGEGFVLEKFTGVGTLLIAGAGDFIDINPADYGGRIRVDTGCIVAWDSSIRYGVQRVGAMNRQGAMNALFGGEGMSLATVEGNGRVILQSLTLDGLAKALEKNAGAGDKKTGLGMGGIFSGSAD; encoded by the coding sequence GTGACCCTCGACGTGACCCTGGTCGGCACGACCACCAAGATCGCCGTGCTCAACCTCAAGCCCGGACAGGTCGTCTACAGCGAGGCGGGCAAGTTCCTGTTCGCCTCCGACGACGTGGTGATGGAGACCAAGCTGTCGGCGCCGAGCGCGCCCGGCCAGCCCGCCGCCGCTCCCGCGGGGGCCGGCGGCGCCTTCGGCGGGCTGCTGCGCGGCGCGATGGACGCCGGCAAGCGCATGCTCGCCGGCGAGTCGTTCGCCTTCACCCACTTCCACACGACCGGCGGCGACGGGCTGCTCGGGCTGGCCGGCGTCATCCCCGGCGAGATGCGCGCGCTGGAGCTCGACGGGGCGACCACCTGGTTCGCGGAGAAGGACGCCTTCGTCGCCGCCGAAGCGGGGGTCAACTTCGACATCGCCTTCTCGGGGCTGCGCCAGGGCATGTCGGGCGGCGAGGGGTTCGTGCTCGAGAAGTTCACCGGCGTCGGCACCCTGCTGATCGCGGGCGCGGGCGACTTCATCGACATCAACCCGGCCGACTACGGGGGCCGCATCCGGGTCGACACCGGCTGCATCGTGGCGTGGGACTCGAGCATCCGCTACGGCGTGCAGCGGGTCGGCGCGATGAACCGCCAGGGCGCCATGAACGCGCTGTTCGGCGGCGAGGGCATGTCGCTCGCCACCGTCGAGGGCAACGGCCGGGTGATCCTGCAGTCGCTCACGCTCGACGGGCTGGCCAAGGCGCTGGAGAAGAACGCCGGAGCCGGGGACAAGAAGACCGGGCTCGGCATGGGCGGGATCTTCTCCGGCAGCGCCGACTGA
- a CDS encoding choice-of-anchor J domain-containing protein, translated as MTALAAATLASPATAASASSTRTAKATRKAAAARAALDTRRSDGARLDKLPLVEPDGTRVTVSTAGSSASAAARSRSAKASAVAEVPVGTNRSWLALDDVKGVYYRKNFELMAVGDHIEVWVAKGTQPAEDPSTDTQFLPGDCRNDRTQVTTAQAEYLADQFDNRMYPKESAAFSVPPSRDGSTALVSGDFTGPGDKIVTLVDNVRDDQFYDFNNSQGNTYIAGFFSSALNAYTGRNVMTIDAYDWLHRTGANPPNDPVPGNLCTSAPARPYLYEGTFAHEYQHLLESYVDGDETSWVNEGLSDFAQTLVGYVDATRPITQTGFDNHVQCFLGAYRIQTPANPTPRDQCGPENSLTNWQDQGAQEILADYGAAYTFMLFLYDRYGTSFMSALHKDPLNGLASITDTLKKFHKGADATDVLHQWAVMVALDKALSGSSSAYGSLKRRYTTPSLDAAVSWESPYAYNTPGAPANGSDYVRLRDASGAWLPASAVKDITFSGARMLEAVPVQWTVDTAAEGHEGDAALYSGHDDSQDRAIIRSVDVPADNATLSFDTRWSMEDGYDFAVVQVSTDGGKTFTSLSNADTTSEQTDTTPVIQANLPGFNGDSGGWRSESFDLSAYAGKSVLLSFRYLTDSGTNYAGWWVDNVKVGGTLVSDGSSLAGWQTPTQISPVPVHGFTVQVVGYSSTGDKVDVVAMKLKNGFTGTLRGGKIRALFGRTVDTIAAIVTYDEPTETVTQQARYSLTVNGVLQPGG; from the coding sequence GTGACAGCGCTGGCGGCGGCGACCCTCGCCTCACCAGCCACGGCGGCCTCGGCGTCCTCGACCAGGACGGCGAAGGCCACCCGCAAGGCTGCAGCAGCACGAGCAGCCCTCGACACCCGGCGCAGCGACGGCGCGCGGCTCGACAAGCTGCCGCTGGTCGAGCCCGACGGCACGCGCGTCACGGTGAGCACAGCCGGTTCGTCGGCCAGTGCTGCTGCGCGGAGCCGGAGCGCCAAGGCCTCCGCGGTGGCCGAGGTGCCGGTCGGCACGAACCGGTCGTGGCTCGCCCTCGACGACGTCAAGGGCGTCTACTACCGCAAGAACTTCGAGCTGATGGCGGTCGGCGACCACATCGAGGTGTGGGTGGCCAAGGGCACGCAGCCCGCCGAGGACCCCTCGACCGACACCCAGTTCCTGCCCGGGGACTGCCGCAACGACCGCACGCAGGTCACGACAGCGCAGGCGGAGTACCTCGCCGACCAGTTCGACAACCGGATGTACCCGAAGGAGTCGGCGGCCTTCAGCGTGCCGCCCTCGCGCGACGGCTCGACCGCTCTGGTGTCCGGAGACTTCACCGGGCCCGGCGACAAGATCGTGACGCTCGTCGACAACGTGCGAGACGACCAGTTCTACGACTTCAACAACAGCCAGGGCAACACCTACATCGCGGGCTTCTTCTCGTCGGCGCTCAACGCCTACACCGGGCGCAACGTCATGACGATCGACGCCTACGACTGGCTGCACCGCACCGGGGCCAACCCGCCGAACGACCCGGTGCCGGGCAACCTGTGCACCAGCGCCCCGGCGCGCCCCTACCTCTACGAGGGCACGTTCGCCCACGAGTACCAGCACCTGCTCGAGAGCTACGTCGACGGCGACGAGACGAGCTGGGTCAACGAGGGCCTGTCGGACTTCGCGCAGACGCTCGTCGGCTACGTCGACGCGACCAGGCCGATCACGCAGACCGGCTTCGACAACCACGTCCAGTGCTTCCTCGGCGCCTACCGCATCCAGACGCCGGCGAACCCGACCCCGCGCGACCAGTGCGGGCCGGAGAACAGCCTGACGAACTGGCAGGACCAGGGGGCGCAGGAGATCCTCGCCGACTACGGCGCGGCCTACACCTTCATGCTGTTCCTCTATGACCGCTACGGCACCTCGTTCATGAGCGCGCTGCACAAGGACCCGCTCAACGGGCTCGCCAGCATCACCGACACCCTGAAGAAGTTCCACAAGGGCGCCGACGCGACGGACGTGCTGCACCAGTGGGCGGTCATGGTCGCCCTGGACAAGGCGCTGTCCGGGTCGAGCAGCGCCTACGGCTCGCTCAAGCGCCGCTACACCACGCCGTCGCTCGACGCGGCGGTCTCGTGGGAGTCGCCGTACGCGTACAACACCCCGGGCGCGCCGGCCAACGGCTCCGACTACGTACGCCTGCGCGACGCCAGCGGCGCGTGGCTGCCGGCGAGCGCGGTCAAGGACATCACCTTCAGCGGCGCGAGGATGCTGGAGGCCGTGCCCGTGCAGTGGACCGTCGATACCGCCGCAGAGGGGCACGAGGGTGACGCCGCGCTCTACAGCGGGCACGACGACAGCCAGGACCGCGCGATCATCCGCTCGGTCGACGTGCCGGCGGACAACGCCACGCTGAGCTTCGACACCAGGTGGTCGATGGAGGACGGCTACGACTTCGCCGTCGTCCAGGTCTCGACCGACGGCGGCAAGACGTTCACCTCGCTGTCCAACGCCGACACCACCTCGGAGCAGACAGACACCACGCCGGTGATCCAGGCCAACCTCCCTGGCTTCAACGGCGACAGCGGCGGCTGGCGGTCGGAGTCCTTCGACCTCTCGGCCTACGCCGGGAAGAGCGTGCTGCTCTCCTTCCGCTACCTGACCGACTCCGGCACCAACTACGCCGGCTGGTGGGTCGACAACGTCAAGGTCGGCGGGACGCTCGTCTCCGACGGCAGCAGCCTGGCGGGTTGGCAGACGCCGACCCAGATCTCGCCGGTCCCGGTCCACGGGTTCACGGTGCAGGTCGTCGGCTACAGCTCGACCGGCGACAAGGTCGACGTGGTCGCGATGAAGCTGAAGAACGGCTTCACCGGCACGCTGCGCGGCGGGAAGATCCGGGCGCTGTTCGGGCGCACGGTCGACACGATCGCGGCCATCGTCACCTACGACGAGCCGACCGAGACCGTGACGCAGCAGGCGCGCTACAGCCTCACGGTCAACGGCGTGCTGCAGCCCGGAGGCTGA